gagaggagagagagagagagagagagagagagagagagagagagagagagagagagagagagattgatagttAATCTTGCTCCGATATATTTCTAAAATTACAACCTGATTTATGTCTTCCTTGTGTCAAAATTTACAACTTGTTATATAGATAATAAACTAGTTTTGAAGAAATATAAGAGGATTATTCGATAAAAAATTTTAGTATCAAAGATTAGCCATAATTCTAAATAAGTTATCAAACTTACGTTAACTGTTCAACCAATCTTTTTCGGTCAATGGAAGGATGTTAGAATGCCTTTATAAAATCAATGTTTTCAGTACGCTATTCCTGTCCACACGTAAAAGTGTGTTTCTcatataattgaaatattattagCCTACTTGGGGTAAGTGGCATTATACATGCGAATACTCCGACCAGTTGATGGGGGAGAGCCCTTGATAAACAAAGAAGCTGTTTAGAGAAGAGACACAAATGGTAAGGAAAAACTGCAGACAGTTTTTCCTGCAGTCTTCCTGGCGTCTGAGTTTTCTTGtgaaagagaaagggaaggaaaCATATTCGTTTTCAGTTTCAGAAAAAAGAGCCAGGGATAATATTGTGTAATTGCCTCTACTTTTGcacattgtggagagagagagagagagagagagagagagagagagagagagagagagagagagagaggagagagagagagagagagagagagagtgtaaaagtATTTTGGTGAACTCAAAATATCTAACAAAAAAATTAATCTAACCTAGTGATATATCGATTGAAatattggaagaaaaataaaataaagcaccGGAAGAAAACCGTTACAGATAAGGTCAGCCCATCAAATAAACAGGTAACATCCGGAACCCTTTCCATTAAAACAATAACGTCATCATTTCAGAGAATGGAAAGACCGTTTCCGGCGAGGGGACCTTTTGAACTCGCTCCCAACAATTGCATTACCCAGATCTGGAGTAAGACCCCTTTGTTAACTTAAATCCCTGGCATTGCTGCAATTCAAATGCCATTTGTTTTCCTTGCGCATTTCCTCATCGATAAATGGTTGGCCAAGTGGACACCACCTCCATATTGAACGGGAACCTTGAGAAAGAAATCTGTTGTACAAGCTATCTATTGTTGCCAAAGGAACAAATGATACTATATAATGATATTTCttgtctatcaatatatatatatatatatatatatatatatatatatatatatatatatatatatatatatatatatatatatgtatatatatatatatatatatatatatatatatatatatatatgtatatatatatatatatatatatatatatatatatatatatatatatatatatatatatatatatatatatatatatatatatatatatatatatatattgtttgaagtTTACATCgaaaaacagtaaatgcctagcaacatttattccaggatttttacagtttttaaaacggatacattgaccCAAAGAAGGGATGTTGCGGTCACCTACCAGTGAAatcaataacaaagtaaggtagaattacggtctcttgtattttactgaaatacggtagagaacagtttatttttatagaaaatttgcGATTTATATTACGTGTTTTTTTGATAGTGTACTGTacaaatgtatatacttatacataatttacatacgctgtatactgcacacacatacatactcacacacacacacacacacacacacacacacacacacatatatatatatatatatatatatatatatatatatatatatatatatatatatatatatatatatatatgcattataccaAAATGAACTAGGTAACATATGGAAGGAAGGGCAGTAAGCTTCTCTTTTATGAAGATAAATTAGTTTGTTATACATGTAcaatttatacagtgtatatatatatatatatatatatatatatatatatatatatatatatatatatatatatatatatatatatatatatatatatatatatatatatatatgctgtataaatatatatactgtataatatatatatatatatatatatatatatatatatatatatatatatatatatatatatatatataaatatatatgtatatatatatatatatatatatatatatatatatatatatatatatatatactgtataaatatataaatatatatatatatatatatatatatatataaatatatatactgtataatatataaatatatatatatatatatatatatatatatatatatatatatatatatatatatatatatataatgtataaatatatacacatatatatatatatatatatatatatatatataaatatatatatatatatatatatatatatatatatatatatatatatatatatatatatatatatatatatatgtatatatatatgtatatatatatttatatatactatatatctatttatctatctatctatctctctctctctctctctctctctctctctctctctctctctctctctctctatatatatatatatatatatatatatatatatatatatacaattgtatatatatatatatatatatatatatatatatatatatatatatatatatatatatatatatatatatgtaaatatatatctatacaattgtatatatacatacatacatatatatatatatatatatatatatatatatatatatatatatatatatatatatatatatatatatataaactacgggTATGTATATTAGTGCTGCATTACCATTATTAGCTACACAGGTAAATGAAATACCCTCCTTTTCATCCTTAAAATAAAACACCTTTTCTTAACATTCAAGCATTACGCCACATAAAGTCCAAGAGAATAAAAGAGGAAAGTGTGATGTGTCGGGTGAATTGTCTTCTGGGCTCTAATGGGACATCATATTACTCGGGAGGAGTCGTGGCCATTACGTGAAAGTGATACTAATTTGCTCTCGCATAGAATGCTCCTTTTCATTAAGGGCACAAACACATGTTGATTGTTTGTTTTAAAGGTATAAGCAGTGGGAATTGCTTTACTTGGATCCTGGTTACCCTGATGGTATTTAACCAATCCTTAGGTTCAACTTGGTGATTCTATTTTGAATTATACTTCATACAGCTCTTGGTTTAATTAGCATTTCAATTTGCTTGTTTGATAATCGCTACCAATAAAGAAATTTGGCTTTCTCTCCATCTCAAATTTCTACTGTCCTTTTGTCATTCCTGTATAATTACTACCGATTACACTATTTTATGATTAATAATTGATCCGCATTTCAATTGTCTAGTTTGATCATCTCTATGAATAAAGAAACTAGGCTTTCTCTCCTTTTAAATTTTTTACTTTCCTATTGTCATTGCTGTATAATTACTTCCcgttattttatcttattattgaTAATTGATCAACATTTCAATTTTCTAGTGTGATCATCTCTATGATTAAAGAAATTAGGCTATCTCTCCATTTCAATTTTGCAATGCCCTGCTGTCATCATTTTGTTTTATTGATTAGACTATGTTatgattaataaagaaaattctgtATTGCAGCTCAGTTTTGAGTATCCTACAATAATCACCCAGCATCCTggttgtaataacaataatttatgatAGTTTttatacaagaataaaatattatatcttttataatttcattaaagTCAAATATTCCTAGGTATACCATATCATCTCTCAGTGTTTTGAAttcatattaaaatttttacttcGTCAAATGTACCATTCGTGTGTCTTCCATACTTGATATTATCAAATTTTGACTGCTGTCCCTAAGTATGTGTACATAATTTTCCTGAAATTACGCATTTCTAGGACACTATCAATTACCTGTAAAGTATATGAAATCAGGGATTTGATTGAAAAGAAGTTACCGCCATTCTACTTGATTGAAACTTACATGTAATAAATCTGcagaattattcattggttgctaaAATGCTCTGAAATATTTTAGAACTTGAACTGCGTAATACAGAAAATCCCATAAGCACTAACGCAAGTAAAAACAAAGCAAGTCAACAGTCTGAGCAACGTTCAAAGGAAACATCAGCTTTTATGTATCGAAAACCCTAAGtgaaggaaggggggagggggagggggaaggaaaaGCAAATACACCTGATTAAAGACATCTTGACAGACCCTGAGGGAGAAGAAGCATTTCGAAGAGCTTTTGAATTCAAAAGAAGAAAGAATATATAAAGCAAAGAAcgatccaatgaaaaaaaaaaaataaaaaaaataaaggaaaccttTCAACAATTGGAGTGAAGACGGGAGGTGAGTTTAAATGTAATATTGATGACGCCCAAAAGCTACACAATAAAGATGATTGTTCTTGAACATAATTGTTAAGTGGCTTCTCTCCTTAGCAGATTCGGGCTCAATTTAGACTTAAAAAAGTTTAGCATCTTTATTGTGGTTATTCTTCACATCGTTAGATATGACTGAACTAATAGAAAAAGACATTTCAATATTTGTAATATAGCATTTTAAAAAATCCTTTACTATCAGTGAACATTTTCCAAATTAAATAGGTAACATTTATTACTGTATACCAAATTCTATCGTTTAAAATATAATTTGGAGCAGCGGTGTCATACAGGAGTCATCACTTTTATTCTAATACTTATCCATTAAAGTGTAGCTTATCAAAAAGGAAACGTTTATCAATTAATCATTATATtaccgttagaaaaaaaaaaaaaagagaactataTCAGATCGACGTAAAAGGGTTAAATCACCCGTGATTATTTCCTCTGTCTACTAACATGAAATCAAGACTGATGCAGTGCAGTAAACATGGGAAGTTTAGGACAAAGGAATTAACTGAAAATTCTATAATGAACAAATAATTAATTGCtgctaaaatatattattattattattactcgcaataattagtaagagagagagagagagagagagagagagagagagagagagagagagagagagagagagagagagagagagagaggctgttatcTCATTATGTATAAGAGCCATAGAATTCAGAGTTAAACAGGAATGGTCTTCAACGATGGCAATCAATGGAATGTAAGAGTCTGTCCATTTATTCACATATCTGttctgatttattgttaatttgttctcatcatttatctatttccttatttcctttcctcacttggttattttgccctattggagcccatgggcttacattattattatcattatcattactagccaatctagaaccctacttggaaaattaagatgctataagcccaagggatccaatagggaaaaatagcacagtgaggaaaggaggtaattaaatgattagaacaaattaacagtaaatcattctaaaaacagtaacaacgtcaaaatagatatgtcatttataaagtatcttgcttttccaactagggttgtagcttggctaataataataataataataataataataataataataatagtaataataataataataataaaaggactttGAAAACATACAAGAAGTGAAATTTCTCTCAAATTATATTTTGTCCTAATTACTGATGCGTTGGGCGGTTGCTGCATTTTCTCTACTTGGCCATCAGCACTCGACCAACTCCAGGGAAATCAGATTTCATCTGTATTGCAGGAGTTTTGAATCAGTCCCATAAAGACTACTCGTCGGGCCAAATATGTTAAGGATGGTAAAGACGGAAACATGTTTGCTTGAACCAAAATGTTAATTGTTCTTTGTTTTTAGGTTTTTTCAATAATTTGCCATTTTCTAATTATTAATTGTTCTTAGGAACagattcaaaattattttatttatttatttttttggggggaatagTGAGGTTTTTTGTGcttaatttaatttcttatttaaaatatAAGACAACTAATCAAACGGAATCTTAAAAAAGGAAAActgtcaatttatatataaatgatataacctTTTTATTGGCCTATGAGCAATAAACAAGAATGTCTTGTCTAATAGATTGAGCACATGTTCGGACATATATACGCCTAcaaacacactcaaatatatatatatatatatatatatatatatatatatatatatatatatatatatataatatatacatatataatatacatatatatatatatatatatatatatatatatatatatatatatatatatatatatatatatatatatatatatatatatatatatatatatatatatatgcacataagcacaaacacacacacgcacacacacacacacacatatatatatatatatatatatatatatatatatatatataatatatatatatatatatatatatatatatgcatgcacaaacacacacacacacacacacacatatatatatatatatatatatatatatatatatatatatatatatatatatatatatatagatatatatgtacaaattatatacacacacacacacatatatatatatatatatatatattatatatatatatatatatatatatatatatatatatatatatatatatgcatacacacatatttatatgcagaagaacctcagggaaaatgaaaatacgaaatatacgattaagtcctgactagtttcgtgataattcttcagaggatcagtcctctgaagaagtatcacgaaactactatgcatatcagaccctatgacatactgtttttcgcaaatatctttgaaacgaaaactcggatcagcatggtgctttggcaaagattgtttcacacactccgctaatttttgacactactgtgcattgtcaaatgctgctaattatggcgtttactcttgactgtgaagtcaaaaaccagcgtgagccatttacacattcgaacaggtgaggcgtcgacgtagtagtgacgtccattcatccactaactccgcccctgccttcccctactaccaccatccctcccttTCCCTTCCTTCTACCCTACTCCTACTCCCTATTCCCGCCCTCTttcacctccatacctccctttcatctccctcaatccccccccctctctctctctctctctctctctctctctctctctctctctctctctgcacacgaagaaatgaagctctgaacacatatgacttatttataatggcggataactcgaatgtatatatgttaagtatggtagggtgttttatgtatgaccctgattcctgttccagcgcaacttgttgttgcttaattattgtatgaggtttgtttgacaattatacaaccattgcaagttatacgagtatgcgaccctaatacccataggttacgttgaacgtatgatgggatgaagtATGTAGATGACGCTTAGTGATTTATAAGAAAttgtgtaagagatggaaaggaaaagggtggaactgaagtgggaatccgaagcagagtaaaaacttaaaacgaaattgaagtgataaatatatgaataatttattctaatgttaggaAAAGGCTGCCATGTGTTAAGAAAtcattgcagacataaatagacagcgagtatatgatggctggattaatactataaataactgacCACGTATTTTACTTCTAATATTCTTCACTCTCGATAAACAGGTCATCTTCCTCATCACtgttaccttctgcacttaccaaatacggtataaccgtcaaagaagcaagaatatgattacgattgtttgcataaacgatcaaactttactcggcatataatttttattaatctgtcattaattcgtcatacttgtgtctggcttcatataccgtgtagcctcaagagagagagagagagagagagagagagagaaagagagagagaggtaacagccattcccttatgagagagattgggggggatgaggaaggggtaagggaCGTAGGGAGGAGAATGAGGTAGGGGGATAAGGAGTGGGGTAAAAGGGGAAaaaagggagtaggggaagccaggagtggaggtagtgggtggatagacgtcGCAAATACGTCatgcctcacctgttcgaatgtgtagtagctcacgAAGGTTTTTGACTTCCCaatcaagagtaaacgccataattagccgcatttgacagtgtacaattgtgttaaaaattagcggagtgtgtgaaacactcttgtgctaaagcatcatgttgatccgagtcttcgtttcaaagatatttgcgaaaaacagtatgtcatagggtctgatatgcatatagtagtcagaacttaatcgtatatttcgtattttcattttccctgtggttcttttgtaccTGAGCATTTCCTGTGATtttcacgtgcacacacacacacacacacacacacacatatatatatatatatatatatatatatatatatatatatatatatatatatatatatatatatatatatatatatatgcatacacacacacacacacacatatatatatatatatatatacatatatatatatatatatatatatatatatatatatatatatacatatatatatatatatatatatatatatatatatatatatatatatatatatatgtatatatatatatatatatatatatatatatatatatatagacacacacacctacacatacatacatacatacatatatatatatatatatatatatatatatatatatatatatatatatatatatatatatacatgaatatatatattatatatactatatatacaactatgacattttattgccattaatttgGAAAAGCTCGAGCAGATAATTCTGTGTTCCAAGACAGTTTAGATAGTTCCCGAATACAGAAAAAGTTTCAAGgacccaaaaacggattttgagcgaagcaaaaaatctaatttgggtgagatagccatgcctttttgatggaaggttcctttaagtaggttcctagggtatatatgaccacagtgatattccctgagaatttaactcagggtctccaggattctaactcttggcgttgatatccttaaagttttccttttaggatatcgcataatatcaggggacgtattcttgacacgccaaagAGCCATCTGCACCcagcatagcgtttacgcttcgaggggaaaagtggcaaaataaaagaggagccggtATAAAGGTCCTTTCCTCTGTTACTGCTAAATTACACAGATGGCACTATAATTGCCCCTCCAGATGGAgctataatcgccgccatctttattccttgttgcGTTAAGCCGGTACTTATGGATATAGTATTaatgggagggatcctgccaaggcctttcatagaaaggagggctggtccatcaggacgacatggctatctcacccaaaaatagatttttggcttctcTCAGAATCCGTttgttgggctcaggccatgtagtcccgatggaagtttaccagagcattaatgtatctgtggatttcccagttgtgccctaaacctcaagacaatatttccttggtcatataGACCTaggagacctatgacattaccgttatatgtcagaCGCACAAAATAGTTAATCATTTATTGTCAGGCAATAAAtagaaattcagcatacatttcataacaaTATAGGAATGCAagtgaaatttaatttttcaacttAGACCTTACAGAACAAATCAGAAATACTAgttttatctgaaaacaaaagGTTTTGCCAGTCTTATGAAaatgttataaattttctattgtctttctgagagttctttctctttacacttgtgtaaaaaacacacggcacttagtgttcagtctatgtttcatcacctttgtacactggaacagcccataatgtcaccttgatgacattttcGCTCACCATGTTGTACTATCGTGTGCCCACATGTACACCCTTAGAATTACAGTCCAACATAATTtgctgttcctcgcagcactaggcGACAGGTTTTAGTATACTACCTACAGCTACCACGAAacgttttaattcttgcacttgctttgcgttgtgtttgaaaaacactctggatgacttcaaCCCAGAAACGAGCGAAGGCTCTTGAAATCTATGAGCTGGAAAAAATTTAGCAtggaagcgactttcctaggatcatgacctgtgggtgtactgtcaggatctgctctgcgaatgaagtaggtgatcttcgcccttagttgttttagggataagtttaaaCCCGAtgattctcctttaaagagctgccctcccctgaagtctgaagttctgtgaagatagacctttagactctctactggacacagagagacatctcccttcagagggcagattcgccagggaccccacctcttagtaggtagctcattcttggcaagaaacattgggtcgggaaagagatttagctcttcCGTTTCGGCAAACTAgatatggccctcttccctagagaaggccactatctcactaactctagcccctaaggttagagcaaacaagaatataattttttgagTCAAATATTTCGAAGAGCAATTATCGTTGTCGAAGTTTGAAGtgaaatgtagtaccttatccaaagaccatgagatcggccttggaggtgctgcaggcctgagcctagcacaggccttagggattttgttaaaaatcttattagacaagtctacttggaaagcataaagcaacggtctagtcaaggcagatttacacatagttatcgtgttggctgctaaaccttgttcatgaaggtgaataaagaaagacaagcagaaatccgtcgaTATTTCCTGTTGGATTcttgccttaacaaaggccacccatttcttccaggatgacttgcattgccttctagtagattttgacttatattccgctaagaagtctatactttctttcgagatcccaaaacttttctttactgctagggaaagagaatcctgagatgaaggtcttgggttttctatAATGacgcgaagacagtcgacttctgtacttgttgagacagaactgggtccggcaggggaatcaacCTCGGCTGTAATTCCTATAGTAACGGGAACTGGTTGCTCCGGGTCCACttaggagccactagggctgctgttccttgaaaagatctcagcttgttgaggaccttcatcagcaggttggatggagcgaacagataaatcctggtccatttgttgcagtcgagggacatggcatccactgcttccgctagagggtcctcgtatggggccacgtatcgaggaagtttcttgttgtcgctcgtcgcgaacaggttgatctgcagttcggggacttgatgtaagaggaaggagaatgatcttgcgtctagggaccatttctGCGgagcccttgaaggtgaactgatgataagtgccatctctttatTTCTGCttaacggaagatggccaacatcacttggttgagtagAGGTGTTCTCGAGCCTTGATGATTCAGAAATCTCATTACCATCTCCCTGTCTAGAATTAGTCTTATATGAACTGAAGGGCGATGGGATAatctcttcagtgtgaggaaggcTGCcctggcctccaaaatgttgatatggaaggtcttgaatagagaggaccaagttccttgaactttccgttgatgagagtgaccttcccatccttccgatgatgcatccgtgtggaagatgactgagggtggaggcagttacagaggtattgacctcttgaagatcctggcctccgaccatggcttgagaagtgatcgtagccgactTGGTATTAGTCTTCTTAGATCTCctcaagcgtttgatgtgtatcttttccagactcctgatgcatctttcaactgtgttcttagcactgggtctgtcactgatgcaaactgaagggagcccagcactctctcctgttggcatcttgaaattcTGTTGGATTTTACAAGTCTCTTGAcaaatcctgctatctctctcctcctctttaatggaatggagatgcctagccattgaaacttcagAGTTGGAGATAGTCAAGGGtttttggtgttgatcttaaatcctagatgttccaggaactggatcactttcttggatgcttgcatgtatttcgtttctgatgctgcccacaccagccaatcgtccagacaGAATACCACCTGGACCCCTTGTAGGGGTAGATGTTGAACGACAGCTTCTGCAAGGTTCGTGGAGATCCTTGGGGGTATGTTTAGTCCGGAGggtatggctctgaaagcgtacttttctttttgtagcctgaatcctaggtaggaggagagttggcgattgatcgtaatgtgccaataggcatctgccatgtctatggagactgtgtatgcccttttagGCAACAGGGCCCTTTgctgttgaagggtcagcatcttgaacttgtctttctcgataaacttgttgagtggcgacaaatccagaataactctgactttgtctgagtccttgggaacacaaaacagccttccttggaatttgatggactttgctctctttatcacccgtttgctcaagagctctcgggtatattcttccagaacgggggtggagagttggaagaactaaggaaatcatggtggagctgtcttccagctccaacctagtccattcttgattaggctgtgggcccagggatcgaaggtccaacgatcccggaagagtcggagtctccctcctaccggaagcatctcatttcttCTGGTTTCGGAGGGCTTGCCTTCTTGATCGCGAGCTTCCCTACcacctcttcctctcgagggacgtctagaggaatctctacctgccccctacctttagggcgaaaggtggtggtctgcctctcataggctggagtaaaagctggtgactgagtcaccacctgctggggtaccatctttTGGGTTGGTTGgagctgtgccaccatctgtggcacctcggtcatgggaagttgttgttgttgttgtctagcaaGGTGAGgaggcactcttggcctctttgtcttcctctttggttggggacccttatccggagaagactttctcttagctGACATACCCACTTCTGgcgaagatttctattctccgtggcggccttgtcgactatttctttgaccaattcgttTAGGAATAGGTCTATCCACCAGATATTGGatgatatcaacttcctgggctcgtgtttgaccgcagctgaggcaaacatgtactctctacaagcccttcttgccctaacaaagctgtagaagtctttagttagggttgccaaatgtgttttggccatgaccatgaacatTGCCTCtatggacacctggagggacagagaggcagctagcctcttctttgtatcttgttccctgcgcaggagaaactcagaaaacttgggaaggttttcgctgaactgatgtccagcgatatcagcctccaacttcctgactgagatgGTAAGCTGATTATCCTTCCATTCTTTGTGATCCATTGGCAAGGCTAGAGAAAGGGGCCTACAAGGTTTCCCAGCTCCCACTGCCTTAATCACTGCCTTAATCCcttttttccgcaaaggggaaggccatagttGCCAGAGCaaaaaaagagggatgtttcttgctcaaggccggcaccttcgaattggtgaagcccctgtccttcaaactgctggctagcaaagcctgagcctttgtatggtcaagcactatgatcTCCTTAGGCTCTGTATACTCCTTGGATACAGTTTCCgcccttagacgaacgaagcagtcggGATAGGACTCAAAGTTGGGCCAaaactcaatgtcctcgataaggacagctcacagcttctctgaaataaaaatCCTACCTTTTGTAATCGGCATGtacctcggaacacgagggaagatcctttacattGAG
The nucleotide sequence above comes from Palaemon carinicauda isolate YSFRI2023 chromosome 18, ASM3689809v2, whole genome shotgun sequence. Encoded proteins:
- the LOC137657523 gene encoding uncharacterized protein gives rise to the protein MLTLQQQRALLPKRAYTVSIDMADAYWHITINRQLSSYLGFRLQKEKYAFRAIPSGLNIPPRISTNLAEAVVQHLPLQGVQVVFCLDDWLVWAASETKYMQASKKVIQFLEHLGFKINTKNP